Proteins co-encoded in one Microcebus murinus isolate Inina chromosome 5, M.murinus_Inina_mat1.0, whole genome shotgun sequence genomic window:
- the GTF2H5 gene encoding general transcription factor IIH subunit 5 translates to MVNVLKGVLIECDPAMKQFLLYLDESNALGKKFIIQDIDETHVFVIAELVNVLQERVGELMDQNAFSLTQK, encoded by the exons ATGGTCAACGTCTTGAAAGGAGTGCTTATAGAATG TGATCCTGCCATGAAGCAGTTTCTGCTGTATTTGGATGAGTCCAATGCCCTAGGGAAGAAGTTCATCATTCAAGACATTGACGAAACTCATGTCTTTGTAATAGCAGAGTTGGTTAATGTCCTCCAGGAGCGAGTGGGTGAATTAATGGACcaaaatgctttttctcttaCTCAGAAGTGA